One region of Alosa alosa isolate M-15738 ecotype Scorff River chromosome 1, AALO_Geno_1.1, whole genome shotgun sequence genomic DNA includes:
- the npy2r gene encoding neuropeptide Y receptor type 2: MDAHDVGNVSQDEVFGSQVNSSNPPTTVQDEHFLLEDSTKLVGVQAVLIFAYSTIILLGVIGNSLVLYVVYKFKNLHTVTNFFIVNLAVADLLVNTLCLPFTLMYTLHGEWKFGWTLCFMLPYAQGLAVHVSTITLNVIAMDRYRSIVYHMETKMSRYMCAVVIVFTWIASAILASPLAIFREYASLDLTPEQSIQVCTEKWPGGGVDGTVYSVATFLLQYGIPLSIISFAYARIWIKLHRHVSPGGGGRNNRHRRRKKTTKMLVAVVVVFALSWLPLHSFQLAVDFHDSILDMRDFKLLYTAFHITAMCSTFANPILYGWMNRNYRTAFTAVCKCIWTADQAGANRGPVRRMEKEGKGINCLYTHVTNV; encoded by the coding sequence ATGGATGCACACGATGTTGGAAATGTTTCTCAGGACGAAGTTTTCGGGTCTCAAGTTAATTCCTCCAACCCGCCAACGACTGTGCAAGATGAACACTTTCTTCTGGAAGACAGTACAAAACTAGTTGGAGTTCAAGCGGTTTTAATATTTGCCTACAGTACCATAATTCTTTTGGGGGTGATAGGTAACTCTCTTGTTCTATATGTTGTGTATAAATTTAAAAACTTGCATACAGTGACAAATTTTTTCATAGTGAACCTAGCCGTGGCAGACCTGCTGGTGAACACCTTGTGCCTGCCCTTCACACTCATGTACACGCTCCACGGCGAGTGGAAGTTTGGGTGGACACTTTGCTTCATGCTACCTTACGCCCAAGGCCTTGCTGTGCACGTCTCTACTATAACACTTAATGTTATAGCAATGGACCGGTATCGCAGCATTGTCTATCACATGGAGACTAAAATGTCACGGTATATGTGCGCAGTGGTCATAGTTTTCACCTGGATTGCCAGTGCAATTCTGGCCAGTCCACTCGCCATCTTTCGCGAGTATGCGTCCCTTGATCTGACACCTGAGCAGTCCATACAGGTGTGCACGGAGAAGTGGCCAGGTGGCGGTGTTGACGGGACCGTGTACAGTGTTGCCACCTTTTTACTACAGTACGGCATTCCACTTTCCATCATCTCCTTCGCATACGCTCGCATCTGGATCAAGTTGCATAGGCATGTAAGTCCAGGCGGTGGAGGCCGGAACAACCGTCATCGACGCCGCAAGAAAACTACAAAGATGTTGGTGGCCGTGGTAGTGGTGTTTGCTCTCAGCTGGTTGCCTCTTCATTCTTTTCAACTCGCCGTTGACTTCCACGACAGTATTCTCGACATGAGAGACTTTAAACTCCTGTACACCGCCTTCCACATAACTGCCATGTGCTCCACTTTTGCCAACCCGATTCTGTACGGCTGGATGAACCGGAACTACCGAACTGCATTCACTGCTGTGTGCAAGTGTATCTGGACAGCTGATCAGGCTGGGGCCAACAGGGGTCCAGTCAGAAGAATGGAGAAGGAAGGAAAGGGCATTAACTGTCTGTATACACACGTAACGAATGTTTAA